One region of Hymenobacter sediminicola genomic DNA includes:
- a CDS encoding alpha-ketoacid dehydrogenase subunit alpha/beta, translating into MNFDRKDYSNDTLLHLYQALLKPRMIEEKMLILLRQGKVSKWFSGIGQEAISVGSTLALEPDEYILPLHRNLGVFTGRDIPLDRLFAQWQGKTTGYTKGRDRSFHFGTNEHHIVGMISHLGPQLAVAGGIALADKLEDRPKVTVTYSGDGGASEGDFHEALNVAAVWQLPVIFIIENNGYGLSTPSREQFRFNYFIDKGPAYGMDAVQVDGNNVLEVYDTVRRLAEDLRQNPRPVLLEALTFRMRGHEEASGTKYVPQELFEEWAQKDPVENYEKWLLQEGILDEEARMRYRETIKREIEEGLKVADAVPMPTASLEEEIGDMYRSFQPDAALNLTTGNQQPTTDKRYVDAISDGLRQSMERHPDLVLMGQDIADYGGVFKITDGFVGQFGKGRVRNTPLCESAIVGAALGLSIKGKKAMVEMQFADFVSCGFNQIVNNLAKSHYRWGQNADVVVRMPTGAGTAAGPFHSQSNEAWFTHTPGLKVVYPSNPVDAKGLLCAAFEDPNPVMYFEHKLLYRSISAPVPDAYYTTPIGKAALVREGETLSIITYGAGVHWALALAEELNLDADILDLRTLLPWDEEAVRKTVEKNGRVLLLHEDTLTGGLGGEIGAWIAEHCFQHLDAPLVRVASLDTAIPFSPSLEKQFLPQHRLRLAVEKLLNY; encoded by the coding sequence ATGAACTTCGACCGAAAGGACTACTCCAACGACACCCTACTTCACCTCTACCAAGCGCTGCTAAAGCCCCGCATGATTGAGGAAAAAATGCTGATTTTGCTACGCCAAGGCAAAGTGAGCAAGTGGTTTTCGGGAATAGGGCAGGAGGCCATTTCGGTGGGCAGCACGCTGGCCCTGGAGCCCGACGAGTACATTCTGCCGCTGCACCGCAACCTAGGCGTATTCACGGGCCGCGACATTCCGCTGGACCGGCTGTTTGCGCAGTGGCAAGGCAAAACCACCGGCTACACCAAGGGCCGCGACCGGAGCTTTCACTTCGGCACTAACGAGCACCACATCGTGGGTATGATTTCGCACCTGGGGCCGCAGCTGGCGGTAGCCGGAGGCATTGCCCTGGCTGATAAGCTCGAAGACCGCCCCAAAGTAACCGTGACCTACAGTGGCGACGGCGGCGCCTCCGAAGGCGACTTCCACGAGGCCCTGAACGTAGCGGCCGTGTGGCAGCTGCCGGTCATCTTCATCATCGAAAACAATGGCTACGGCCTGAGCACGCCCAGCCGGGAGCAGTTCCGCTTCAACTATTTCATCGACAAAGGTCCTGCCTACGGCATGGACGCCGTGCAGGTAGACGGCAACAACGTGCTGGAAGTCTACGATACCGTGCGCCGCCTTGCCGAAGACTTGCGCCAAAACCCGCGCCCCGTGCTGCTGGAGGCTCTCACGTTCCGAATGCGCGGCCACGAGGAAGCTAGCGGCACCAAGTACGTGCCCCAAGAGCTGTTTGAGGAGTGGGCCCAGAAAGACCCGGTGGAGAACTACGAAAAGTGGCTGCTACAGGAAGGTATTCTGGACGAGGAAGCCCGCATGCGCTACCGCGAAACCATTAAGCGCGAGATAGAAGAAGGCCTGAAAGTGGCCGACGCCGTGCCCATGCCCACCGCAAGCCTCGAAGAGGAAATTGGGGACATGTACCGCAGCTTCCAGCCCGATGCAGCCCTGAATCTAACCACCGGCAACCAACAGCCGACCACCGATAAGCGCTATGTAGACGCCATTTCGGACGGGCTGCGCCAGAGCATGGAGCGCCACCCCGACTTGGTGCTGATGGGCCAGGACATTGCCGATTACGGCGGAGTATTCAAGATTACGGATGGCTTTGTGGGGCAGTTTGGCAAGGGCCGGGTACGCAACACGCCTTTGTGCGAGTCGGCCATTGTGGGCGCGGCGCTGGGCCTGAGCATCAAGGGCAAGAAGGCTATGGTGGAAATGCAGTTCGCCGATTTCGTGAGCTGCGGCTTCAACCAAATTGTGAATAACCTCGCCAAAAGCCACTACCGCTGGGGCCAGAACGCCGACGTAGTGGTGCGCATGCCTACCGGTGCGGGCACGGCCGCTGGTCCGTTTCATAGCCAAAGCAATGAGGCCTGGTTTACGCACACGCCCGGTCTGAAAGTAGTGTACCCTAGCAACCCCGTAGACGCCAAGGGCCTGCTCTGCGCCGCTTTCGAGGACCCCAACCCAGTCATGTACTTTGAGCACAAGCTGCTGTACCGCAGCATTTCGGCGCCAGTGCCGGACGCCTACTACACCACGCCCATCGGGAAGGCCGCGCTGGTGCGCGAGGGCGAAACGCTCAGCATCATCACCTACGGCGCGGGTGTGCACTGGGCGCTTGCGCTGGCTGAGGAGCTGAACCTGGACGCCGATATCCTCGACCTGCGCACCCTACTGCCCTGGGATGAGGAGGCCGTGCGCAAAACCGTGGAGAAAAATGGCCGTGTGCTGCTGCTCCACGAAGATACCCTCACGGGCGGCTTGGGCGGCGAAATCGGGGCCTGGATTGCCGAACACTGCTTCCAGCACCTCGATGCGCCGCTGGTGCGCGTGGCCTCACTCGATACGGCCATTCCATTTTCCCCCAGCCTCGAAAAGCAGTTTCTGCCCCAGCACCGCCTGCGGCTGGCCGTGGAAAAGCTGCTGAACTACTAA